One window of the Thamnophis elegans isolate rThaEle1 chromosome 6, rThaEle1.pri, whole genome shotgun sequence genome contains the following:
- the LOC116510619 gene encoding vitelline membrane outer layer protein 1-like, producing MDPRFTSAVLLILSCWLWNAECREPNKILTVKNGERFGEWGKMAMCPEGYANGFSLKVQPSQGINKDDTGLNGIRLHCAHGEIIESLTGEDGEWGEAVKCSNGNLMSFMLKVEEYQGLFDDTAVNNIKFTCQDQEVLRGSSKAKWGTYGEWSAPCDVGAICGVKTKVEMRTEKKTDYTGLNDARFACCD from the exons ATGGATCCCCGCTTCACCTCTGCCGTGTTGCTGATCCTTTCCTGCTGGCTTTGGAATGCAGAATGTCGAGAACCTAACAAGATCCTCACAGTGAAAAATGGAGAACGGTTTGGAGAATGGGGGAAAATGGCCATGTGTCCAGAAGGCTATGCAAATGGATTCTCCCTGAAG GTTCAACCATCTCAAGGTATTAACAAGGATGACACAGGTCTTAATGGCATCCGTCTTCACTGTGCACATGGTGAAATAATTGAGTCTCTTACTGGAGA GGATGGAGAATGGGGAGAGGCTGTGAAGTGTTCCAACGGCAATTTAATGTCCTTTATGCTCAAGGTGGAAGAATATCAAGGATTATTTGATGATACAGCAGTCAATAATATTAAGTTCACTTGCCAAGATCAAGAAGTGCTGCGAGGTTCTTCAAAAGCTAAATGGGGTACTTATGGTGAATGGAGTGCGCCCTGCGACGTTGGGGCCATATGTGGTGTCAAGACCAAGGTTGAGATGCGAACTGAGAAGAAAACTGATTACACAGGGCTTAATGATGCACGGTTTGCCTGCTGTGATTGA